Proteins from a single region of Puntigrus tetrazona isolate hp1 chromosome 2, ASM1883169v1, whole genome shotgun sequence:
- the LOC122360901 gene encoding zinc-binding protein A33-like, translating to MKVVLLAVLLVLAAWADTAQAQKALRLCGREFFRAVVYTCGGSRWRRFQTEDPLNEVHSGLGRGKANQDVDFMFVLPFRGINLVKEQRYSLHKLLLTVYPELQYLDSKIYAECKVVFIFDGLDESRISLFSDTDTVSDVNEVSSVGVLIPAAASQIPSQYINRVTEIQGFNDSQKEQYFRKRISDKHQSADCPLRELDLSNNDLRDSGVKLLCDGLKNPNCQLEILRLSGCMVTEEGCSYLTSALSSNPSHLRELDLSYSHPGDSGLKLLSDLLQDPNIKLEKLKHLITPGLWKYSSAITLDPNTAHTQLILSEGYTKVTYVKEKQSYPDHPERFESFEQVLSRESLSGRCYLEAEWSGQAVIAVSYKEISRKGGRECRFGLNDKSWILFSSDNRFTACHNNKRRDVPAPSPLSTRVGLFVDWLGGFLSFYSVSDTLTHLHTFYCTFTEPLYAGFLLDLGSSASLYLSGTTGTTDTQLALSDFI from the exons ATGAAGGTGGTGCTGCTGGCGGTGCTGTTGGTGTTGGCGGCGTGGGCAGATACGGCCCAGGCCCAGAAAGCTCTGAGACTCTGTGGCCGAGAGTTTTTTCGGGCGGTCGTGTACACGTGCGGGGGTTCCAGATGGAGGCGGTTCCAAACCGAGGACCCCTTAAATG aagttcattctggaTTGGGCAGAGGGaaagccaatcaggatgtagatttcatgttCGTGCTTCCATTTCGAGGGATCAACTTGGTTAAAGAGCAGCGGTATAGTCTTCACAAACTTCTTCTGACCGTCTACCCCGAGCTTCAATATCTGGATTCAAAGATTTATGCAGAGTGtaaagttgtgttcatctttgatggtttggatgaaagcagaatTTCACTCTTTTCAGACACTGACACAGTTTCTGATGTGAACGAGGTTTCATCAGTGGGTGTGCTGAT accagcagcagccagtcAGATCCCCTCACAATACATCAACCGTGTGACTGAAATTCAGGGATTCAATGACTCTCAGAAGGAACAGTATTTCAGAAAGAGAATCAGCGACAAGCATCAA TCAGCTGACTGCCCCCTCAGAGAGCTGGActtgagtaacaatgacctgcgggattcaggagtgaagctgctctgtgATGGACTGAAGAATCCTAACTGTCAACTAGAAATACTCAG AttgtctggctgtatggtgacagaggaagggTGCTCATACTTGACatcagctctgagttcaaacccctcacacctgagagagctggatctgagctacagtCACCCAGGAGATTCAGGACTGAAGTTGCTCTCAGATCTACTGCAGGATCCAAACATCAAGTTGGAGAAACTGAAGCACCT AATCACACCTGGTCTTTGGAAAT ATTCAAGTGCTATCACATTGGATCCAAACACGGCACACACTCAGCTCATCCTGTCTGAGGGCTACACAAAAGTGACATATGTGAAGGAGAAGCAATCGTATCCTGACCATCCAGAGAGATTTGAGAGCTTTGAGCAGGTTCTGAGCAGAGAGAGCCTGTCTGGACGCTGTTACTTGGAGGCTGAATGGAGCGGACAGGCTGTTATAGCTGTGTCGTATAAAGAAATCAGCAGGAAAGGAGGAAGAGAATGTCGGTTTGGACTCAATGACAAGTCTTGGATTCTGTTCAGCTCTGATAACAGATTTACTGCCTGTCATAATAATAAGAGGAGGGACGTACCTGCCCCTTCACCTCTGTCTACTAGAGTCGGCCTGTTTGTAGACTGGCTGGGTGGctttctgtccttctacagcgtctctgacacactcacacacttacacacattttaCTGCACTTTCACTGAGCCTCTCTATGCAGGCTTTTTACTCGACTTGGGATCCTCAGCATCTCTGTACCTGTCGGGAACAACAGGGACAACCGACACACAACTGG ccCTTAGTGACTTCATTTGA
- the LOC122358726 gene encoding dynein light chain Tctex-type 5: protein MSDLAKEKAARLLKKRGSLSSLGSHEVRAKETFARTKDSISTVSYMEEPGHHDDIPRPVVQMENTYQLSPARHFPVLTVKDILKDVLTSYLQEEKYEPELCRQMTKTISEVVKARVKDLMIPRYKIIVVISIGQIRDQNMRMGSRCLWDETHDNFSSHTFKNSSLFATATVYGVYFE, encoded by the exons ATGTCTGATTTGGCGAAGGAGAAAGCGGCACGTCTGCTGAAGAAGCGCGGAAGCCTGTCTTCTCTGGGCAGTCATGAAGTCCGAGCTAAAGAAACCTTTGCCAGAACCAAGGA CTCTATCAGTACAGTGTCTTACATGGAGGAGCCCGGACATCATGATGATATCCCACGACCTGTGGTGCAGATGGAGAACACCTATCAGCTCA gCCCCGCGCGACATTTTCCGGTGTTAACAGTGAAGGACATTCTGAAGGACGTGTTGACCAGCTACCTGCAGGAGGAGAAATATGAACCCGAGCTGTGCAGACAGATGACCAAAACCATCTCTGAg GTGGTCAAAGCCAGAGTTAAAGATTTGATGATTCCCCGCTACAAGATCATCGTCGTCATCAGCATTGGTCagatcagagaccagaacatgCGCATGGGGAGTCGATGCCTTTGGGACGAAACGCATGATAATTTCTCCTCGCATACTTTCAAAAACAGCTCGCTCTTCGCCACCGCTACCGTCTATggtgtttattttgaatga